A portion of the Rubritalea squalenifaciens DSM 18772 genome contains these proteins:
- a CDS encoding HAD-IIA family hydrolase has product METPKSNRVGFLLDMDGVIYKGKSAIEGSAAFLEKLRENDIPYLFLTNNSQRTRRDMAMKLQRMGIPAEREQIFTCAMATARFLSEKKPDGTAYVIGENGLAAALHQNDYTVVDDDPDFVVVGEGRTISFENIEKAVRLVSNGAALIATNLDTTCPTDAGIRPGCGAIVAMIESATGKKAFSLGKPSPIMMRMARKTLGLRTDETIMVGDTMYTDVLGAVQMGYRSVLVLSGHTTEEDIKSYAYTPDLVAPCLNAIPDEFFMPAALATV; this is encoded by the coding sequence ATGGAAACACCTAAATCAAACCGCGTGGGCTTTCTCTTGGACATGGATGGAGTCATCTACAAAGGCAAATCCGCCATCGAAGGCTCTGCAGCTTTCCTCGAGAAGCTTCGTGAAAACGATATCCCCTATCTCTTCCTGACCAACAACAGTCAGCGTACCCGCCGAGACATGGCGATGAAACTCCAGCGCATGGGCATCCCTGCCGAGCGCGAACAAATCTTCACCTGCGCCATGGCCACCGCCCGCTTCCTCTCCGAGAAGAAGCCGGATGGCACCGCCTACGTCATCGGTGAGAACGGTCTCGCAGCAGCTCTCCACCAGAACGACTACACCGTGGTGGATGATGATCCTGATTTCGTCGTGGTCGGCGAAGGCCGCACCATCAGCTTCGAGAACATCGAGAAGGCCGTGCGTCTCGTTTCCAACGGCGCTGCCCTCATCGCCACCAACCTGGACACCACCTGCCCGACCGACGCAGGCATCCGCCCCGGCTGTGGTGCCATCGTGGCCATGATCGAGAGCGCTACTGGCAAGAAAGCCTTCTCCCTCGGCAAGCCAAGCCCGATCATGATGCGTATGGCCCGTAAAACACTCGGCCTCCGTACCGATGAGACCATCATGGTGGGTGACACCATGTACACCGACGTACTCGGCGCCGTTCAGATGGGCTACCGTTCCGTCCTCGTCCTCAGTGGCCACACGACTGAAGAAGACATCAAGAGCTATGCCTATACCCCAGACCTCGTGGCCCCATGCCTGAACGCCATTCCGGATG